Genomic window (Desulfovibrio sp. X2):
AGAAGATGAAGGACATGAAGCTGTGGGAGAAGCGCACGGGCCGCAAGAAGTAGGCCGCGCTTCCGCATAACGAATGCAGAAAGCCCCAGGAGGTCCTCCCCCGGGGGCTTTCTGCATTCCTCGCCTGAACGCCGCGGGCTCTCCTATTTGCCGAATTCGAGGCTGCGCCTGTAGGAGGCGCCCACGGCGTCGATGATGTGTCCGCGCGTGCCGGTGCGGTCCATGTGCATCAGCGCCTGGATGGTCGTGCCCGCCGGGCTCGTGACCATCTCGCGCAGGATGGAGAGATGGCGCCCGTCCAGCTCGGCCAGCGCGCAGGATCCGGCGAACAGGGCCTTGACCATGTCCGTGGCCGTGTCCCGGGGCAGCCCCAGGGCCACGGCGGACTCGATCATGGCTTCCATGAAGTAGAAGACATAGGCCGGGCCGGAGCCGACCACGGCGGTGAAGGCGTCGAGGTCCTTCTCCGCCAGCTCGTGCACCTGCCCCACGGCGCCGAATATCTCGCGCACCACGTTCCGGTCGGCCTCGCTGATTCCCGAGGCCTCTCCGAAGCACACGGCCGTGACGCCCCGGCCCACCAGGGCAGGGGTGTTGGGCATGACGCGCACGACGGGGCAGACGCCGCCCGACCAGGCACGCAGCTTCTCGGAGGTCAGCCCCGCCGCGATGGAGATGAGGCGCTTTTCCGCGCCGAGCTTCGGCGCGACGCTGCCGAGCATGGCCTGCATGTGCTGCGGCTTCACGGCCAGAACGATGTAGGTGCAGGCCGCGACGACGTCCGCGGGAGCGGCGGCGGGAACGAGCCCGCAGTCGCGGGCGAGTTCCTCCACCTTGCTCCTGCTGATGTCCGTGCCGTGGATCTCGTGCCCGGACTTGGCCAATCCCCGGATGATGGCCGACCCCATGTTCCCCGTGCCGATGAAGCCGATGCTGGCCATGGCGCTACCCCACGATCTCGAGCTGGCTGAAGAAGTAGGAGATCTCGAAGGCCGCGGTTTCGGGCGCGTCGGAGCCGTGCACCGAGTTGGCCTCGATGTTCTGCGCGTACGCCTTGCGGATGGTGCCTTCCTCGGCCTTCTCCGGGTTGGTGGCGCCCATCAGGGTGCGGTAGCGGGCGATGGCGTCCTCGCCCTCGAGAACGGAGACCAGGACCGGGCCGGAGCTCATGAAGGAGCACAGGTCGTTGTAGAAGGGGCGCTCCTTGTGCACGGCGTAGAAGCCGCCCGCCTGCTCGGCGGTAAGGTGCAGCCGCT
Coding sequences:
- the proC gene encoding pyrroline-5-carboxylate reductase — encoded protein: MASIGFIGTGNMGSAIIRGLAKSGHEIHGTDISRSKVEELARDCGLVPAAAPADVVAACTYIVLAVKPQHMQAMLGSVAPKLGAEKRLISIAAGLTSEKLRAWSGGVCPVVRVMPNTPALVGRGVTAVCFGEASGISEADRNVVREIFGAVGQVHELAEKDLDAFTAVVGSGPAYVFYFMEAMIESAVALGLPRDTATDMVKALFAGSCALAELDGRHLSILREMVTSPAGTTIQALMHMDRTGTRGHIIDAVGASYRRSLEFGK
- the ndk gene encoding nucleoside-diphosphate kinase, with amino-acid sequence MIQRTLSIIKPDATARSLDGAILKMIQEAGLKVVAMKRLHLTAEQAGGFYAVHKERPFYNDLCSFMSSGPVLVSVLEGEDAIARYRTLMGATNPEKAEEGTIRKAYAQNIEANSVHGSDAPETAAFEISYFFSQLEIVG